A genomic region of Eucalyptus grandis isolate ANBG69807.140 chromosome 5, ASM1654582v1, whole genome shotgun sequence contains the following coding sequences:
- the LOC120294037 gene encoding LOW QUALITY PROTEIN: NAD(P)H-quinone oxidoreductase subunit 2 A, chloroplastic-like (The sequence of the model RefSeq protein was modified relative to this genomic sequence to represent the inferred CDS: deleted 1 base in 1 codon), with amino-acid sequence MDSVLYIREEEKEVRNPLFDSDSPTPVVAFLSVTSKVAASASATRIFDIPFYFSSNEWHLLLEILAILSMILGNLIAITQTSMKRMLAYSSIGQIGYVIIGIIVGDSNGGYASMITYMLFYISMNLGTFACIVLFGLRTGTDNIRDYAGLYTKDPFLALSLALCLLSLGGLPPLAGFFGKLHLFWCGWQAGLYFLVSIGLLTSVISIYYYLKIIKLLMTGRNQEITPHVRNYRRSPLRSNNSIELSMIVCVIASTIPGISMNPIIAIAQDTLF; translated from the exons ATGGATTCGGTCTTATACATACGCGAGGAAG AGAAAGAAGTGAGGAATCCTCTTTTCGACTCTGACTCTCCCACTCCAGTCGTTGCTTTTCTTTCTGTTACTTCGAAAGTAGCTGCTTCAGCTTCAGCCACTCGAATTTTCgatattcctttttatttctcatcAAACGAATGGCATCTTCTTCTGGAAATCCTAGCTATTCTTAGCATGATATTGGGGAATCTCATTGCTATTACTCAAACAAGCATGAAACGTATGCTTGCATATTCGTCCATAGGTCAAATCGGATATGTAATTATTGGAATAATTGTTGGAGACTCAAATGGTGGATATGCGAGCATGATAACTTATATGCTGTTCTATATCTCCATGAATCTAGGAACTTTTGCTTGCATTGTATTATTTGGTCTACGTACCGGAACTGATAACATTCGAGATTATGCAGGATTATACACGAAAGATCCT TTTTTGGCTCTCTCTTTAGCCCTATGTCTCTTATCCCTAGGAGGTCTTCCTCCACTAGCAGGTTTTTTCGGAAAACTCCATTTATTCTGGTGTGGATGGCAGGCAGGCCTATACTTCTTGGTTTCAATAGGACTCCTTACGAGCGTTATTTCTATCTActattatctaaaaataatcaagtTATTAATGACTGGACGAAACCAAGAAATAACACCTCACGTGCGAAATTATAGAAGATCCCCTTTAAGATCAAACAATTCCATCGAATTGAGTATGATTGTATGTGTGATAGCATCTACTATACCAGGAATATCAATGAACCCGATTATTGCAATTGCTCAGGATACCCTTTTTTAG
- the LOC120294157 gene encoding NAD(P)H-quinone oxidoreductase subunit 2 A, chloroplastic — translation MIWHVQNENLILDSTRIFMKAFHLLLFDGSFIFPECILIFGLILLLMIDSTSDQKDIPWFYFISSTSLVMSITALLFRWREEPMIIFSGNFQTNNFNEIFQFLILLCSTLCIPLSVEYIECTEMAITEFLLFVLTATLGGMFLCGANDLITIFVAPECFSLCSYLLSGYTKKDVRSNEATMKYLLMGGASSSILVHGFSWLYGSSGGEIELQEIVNGLINTQMYNSPGILIALLFITVGIGFKLSLAPSHQWTPDVYEGVRFVR, via the coding sequence ATGATCTGGCATGTACAGAATGAAAACCTCATTCTCGATTCTACGAGAATTTTTATGAAAGCCTTTCATTTGCTTCTCTTCGATGGAAGTTTTATTTTCCCAGAATGTATCCTAATTTTTGGCCTAATTCTTCTTCTGATGATCGATTCAACCTCTGATCAAAAAGATATACCTTGGTTCTATTTCATCTCTTCAACAAGTTTAGTAATGAGCATAACGGCCCTATTGTTCCGATGGAGAGAAGAACCTATGATTATCTTTTCAGGAAATTTCCAAACGAACAATTTCAACgaaatctttcaatttcttattttactaTGTTCAACTCTATGTATTCCTCTATCCGTAGAGTACATTGAATGTACAGAAATGGCTATCACAGAGTTTCTCTTATTTGTATTAACAGCTACTCTAGGAGGAATGTTTTTATGCGGTGCTAACGATTTAATAACTATCTTTGTAGCTCCAGAATGTTTCAGTTTATGCTCCTACCTATTATCTGGATATACCAAGAAGGATGTACGGTCTAATGAGGCTACTATGAAATATTTACTCATGGGTGGGGCAAGCTCTTCTATTCTGGTTCATGGTTTCTCTTGGCTATATGGTTCATCCGGGGGAGAGATCGAGCTTCAAGAAATAGTGAATGGTCTTATCAATACACAAATGTATAACTCCCCAGGAATTTTAATTGCGCTTCTATTCATCACTGTAGGAATTGGGTTCAAGCTTTCCCTAGCCCCTTCTCATCAATGGACTCCTGACGTATACGAAGGAGTGCGGTTCGTTCGATAA